In Plasmodium brasilianum strain Bolivian I chromosome 1, whole genome shotgun sequence, a single genomic region encodes these proteins:
- a CDS encoding basal complex transmembrane protein 2, producing MKDARDSIRTNSRTLENARDSFNTNVTEKMAEERQMDNNCMDIYKEQVNEERKENKENEQNVDVYDKNDERINTTNERRLNYNNSFMHDNKEIYGVNEINNDRYSGNKKKLQIVENQKENFNCSGPYNHFYEHNAKEETKGERKMRKKYKCNTYMSTEKYQEYLEKINQQINDILNRVYKAYKGSNKKQYFSRIFQMRDINCIFSFMFLSLLIIFAIMSEYMGLLLSLLLFIISIQLKYSRTNMALLNSITGILFISIATVFSYSNINKESVIETTTKQNAINNINTNKNLLVLETVLCLIYASILFVYMFSVRYIKKYKRKNMWIYYNVVTYFNYLDMCTLFSFGTLAFFFIFICFGDILFIVCSLILFLSSVLTYTLRTYSMVTMLILQMIIIITNAIIACVSLPSNTTELVKLQTTSFDELQVLHNKVYLFYMIFVIFFLVLHLLYIFYIFFSYKKFLFKCFSQRRAHYSNIFPYIENNADDKNKDVYFKYDKYVLSLDDNNKILNVEKKRSKEINIDIDKYIYNEYHLFKHLLLNTALDFKNSSNVHKRKELLNGGKNDMKLVYLNGSRKKNNFKPVQRGGSMPKEGNKGSKDFVLNISDTSSDCFSSGEYNNDINYNNNNNSIKYNNNNNSIKYNNNNNSIKYNNYNNNINYNNNNNSNLARYKAHQNRSTTNDANTGTSFLLKNVSNIQSERSNKSKSKMYPLNSKKFYLSNCEHANYSTTSLFYSKYAFIIEMLLDSYDELLFYLNKKKFITKLTETTLLEASTEDSEEIIRHDKYGQRDDMKELIVVSANSTLDKEKSTPLSSSQGVVRNKDDFYSLRYMGPDTYGLKDITVTSYEESIFNYLKTNSKFKMNSACVTNECLSPKSKRNYSLNSYTHKSDIISNTLIDLNIPSIFEDTNDICSLYWLNSNTITKPSKCNSLFSNYTSDYFNIPIYSTTTKISSDESTKKEENYFWYYYPGIIGRVYKEWLKCKNLDYKKFNNDFYYLFANSNKLNEFFKSNHTNIEKQEEIKLFDISQVLSSNTNILNKMKTSYSTLKCSNFLSDDILNSNSLNEIISNFLTDVNINLDSSFSLNSKILQSFFEDNNIKHFLSSLYSKHSLEFIDEEMSTSPSKIMQSLIHELDQIIAENKAQQDTKMMDDKKKDYANIPLNEYSDINLQNDHKYKKKENLLNKWDFESGLAKYGKSYNGGAEYDILKEKSNHLNLNSLLSYAESLMIQYNGSDGIKEGLIENVSNDITNNFEEDSLCINSFEEILSNFIKKILCKSDSTNFKEDEESFREKMGSLKSIEEIYSNIKKTIYSEKQLNLLSIKPDKTLSYSNKILLPSNKNRIDSERNECSTKQHIMNIKKKKTYLKKCDPNNTVENVNNTKKDELIVKHRDANNENEHEHNNNNSNIIIINNNNNNNNSEINSKINSNSKSNSKSNSNSNNNNNSSSSSISSSKLSEMCNCIMKKQLMDEVNILKSKSRESTECLRKKYNEVINEVINEDINEDINEDINEDFNEFSYNSLKEYINNDLKDEKNKINNKLFLTWPDYTFSKKLNENRVMYLKPSYNIAHIKTMKDEKNERNNQAKFSYSETDNDLDKIETLNKFKNLNKYSNSLVSHYIAENSFLSNSNKEFVLFNEKKTLIQELEEEDDNEKMKFSHIKKIQDGFKEDKLIIDRHLNRKSLYCNNNKDKSTPNKKMEVYIGNHNRKENKTYNVGVKGELFTTGKNKASQNKKRRDTTSKSRTCQYKTDYYTSHYPLCDSREYVHSSILPNEGKIFKNKEEEPRQKREIKLDINYSIKKKFLSNSILESSNGMGENMQFISNEQLKNKDMEAKAKVEVEDRGEVEQQKGNKTKVQQNNKESNKWTYERTSSNVSSVRNISKGRTAVEKYCIHSNDITCNFSPNSSPKNFAEDIKINKNENDDYEKELGYNSEHIKLIEEKNNFSPKYSNNYLTSSNLNLDTYDLVRDLKKYLSSSPNEADFDSSKLNDTFLKELVNKYLENNDSYNINIYNEVIVEGNKKEDDLTKVALYKYKTKQNKDEENSRMDSQLSTINKMEEKKTKYYDIPNEKKSLKDHKRTVNIQPSSNYYDEHIVNFLNSYILENNSGLMKNTHLRVKQDNNIDHKHYESKSNGVLDVSPLLLHKKDEKKNDSNDYNDKEGEKKKKMTNIPLKGTHLKKKESICLRRDLSKIKTYELFSNSTDGKYHNKWYDKNDRNIYNDNKECTKDVKPSLNCKYGSFDKFNNSKVERSNKMNEIGILERKKSNNKVNMKQKNNYNNFYYRINSFDNLNINEAYRKHISNIKDGNNDYTDEQIIKKADLNLFLRNDDSSFENPKQNDYVNCEDEKYERNMGILNKEKEINIHEPNKNIFNRIYGFQNKISEASSSTDNELTGLLVGNDIFYESFAYNSFANIDDFKRKIHEYSIKAMAADASKEVNEREASFKVHRILDDGKSSDDKSGDDKSEDDKSRDDKSRDDKSGHDKSRDDKSRDDKSRDDRSRDDDNSNTKKNKINKRDLKFNTGNKYKHFEQKDDKLLDHYSDITNTTNNISRRNNKIAEEMKDKKKKTRELYSNYSVFPPKNDMDNIINSSDKKIMNSSYKIKDLHVNTENIKINEDYIYRNKCNMEYIKLDKNINDKKSEEKDSTFLKKNFVNYEICENSKIKVDVNIKNNMRNSGYLQDKEEDNASDKKDGKIPLNVEMLHTETKQTNPSNNCDTNTNDTRNSTCHTNIDNFLEANFSESYMRLKKKDENNAYNKSLVIGNENHSTTLVTHHQEDKIIIKGKENDNWVNVECKNIGKNNGNNGEKKDTEDTPIPSSNGPHYLTHKNIYSEKSTSYNRSTSSNSFFTANNSSLINKNSVDSEKCMSDNYLKSSNLSIISNNVKTDEFKNDYKNANNNLYENDLMKTESNIYSNKQDTDEMINSTNQKENKMKTERKKGKQNGSGSNTKITLKKAKSENLKVSQYKHCNVRKKNAKITSELLKRNNYNNINEDSEKKEVEKKKKDRHCEKDSNNNVNSNNSIHKNSHSNNNNSQGNSNNNNSSSNNPFYNPGYIKHFNSIISTYSWSPENLHIEKNNYSLKKNSFCADTGSTEDSDASSITNFVKDALEDNSNSNMSSNNYENIETKQYKRWKSENNLYPFLKIRTELFKEQQKYKTVEDIKKLQKDTHESFVELIEQGNIFPTIKIKSSKSDGVHVDNPKNAFVEVGDVLKQESHKLEVIDYESYSNKCENILNSSVQSYISKEIDDASEFINISDNDISMHNIKIFTDDDFNDEYTMQNWKETNNEINQENDKEANREIDQVIDQDINKMVNQQVIQKTNEPNYKKKNSTKRANPINLKTLEGYSNNYYRKSSIHNKYKNENLSDEAYSNDSARKQNNSYSPLYNSTQQMLRSTTNVNSNPRRVSSIRENSLKKINTHRMYEKNGELHKYTKTNRKINHKSISKITFDSNYELDRDLTKQGRQNNASFVISFDEENFIKNNLTRKNIMPYYESVHLNSDFSFESKYNENLRKKKISIKDIHIPDERIKKKILEYYYNNNYRNNNYNNDSNKHQISAISDVKKLDTEEKNEKKNPRNKEKNALAYKIKKANSNLPGSISYDPKKKFVQELRRKLSAKKIKRKIQRKGIENKNEINTTDVVHNNNKIIRRNSHIDPKKLTNVIQNFKNFKKISETNVKADKVKLPKKNTHTPNKALPIIFPYSVDSFYNVINSEEDIDENMFMSNSK from the exons ATGAAGGACGCACGTGATTCGATTAGAACAAATTCAAGGACTTTAGAAAATGCTAGAGATAGCTTTAACACAAATGTCACTGAAAAAATGGCTGAAGAGCGACAGATGGATAATAATTGCATGGACATATACAAAGAACAAGTAaatgaagaaagaaaagaaaataaagagaatGAGCAAAATGTAGATGTATACGATAAAAATGACGAAAGGATAAATACAACCAATGAAAGAAGgttaaattataacaattcATTTATGCATGATAATAAAGAGATTTATGGAGTaaacgaaataaataatgacaGATATTCAGGGAACAAGAAGAAATTACAAATAGTAGAAAAtcaaaaggaaaattttaattgtaGTGGCCCttataatcatttttatgaacataatGCAAAGGAAGAAACAAAGGGGgaaagaaaaatgagaaaaaaatataaatgcaaTACTTACATGTCTACAGAAAAATATCAggaatatttagaaaaaataaatcaacagataaatgatatattgaATAGAGTATATAAAGCATATAAAGGATCAAATAAAAAGCAGTACTTTTCAAGAATATTCCAAATGAGAGAtataaattgtatatttagttttatgtttttgtcgttgttaataatttttgctATAATGAGCGAATACATGGGGCTTCTGCTATCactattactttttataatatctaTACAGCTAAAATATAGTAGAACTAATATGGCTTTGTTGAATTCTATTACTggaatattattcatatcaaTCGCTACCGTTTTTTCCTattcaaatattaataagGAGAGTGTCATTGAAACGACGACAAAACAAAAtgctataaataatataaacacgAATAAGAATTTATTAGTATTGGAAACAGTTCTTTGTCTCATCTATGCTTCTAttctttttgtatatatgttttcagtacgatatataaagaaatataagaggaaaaatatgtggatttattataatgtagttacatattttaattaccTTGATATGTGCACCCTCTTTTCTTTTGGTACATTggcattcttttttatctttatttgttttggagatattttatttattgtatgtTCTCTCATCTTATTTTTGAGCAGTGTCCTTACATATACCCTCCGTACATATAGTATGGTTACAATGTTAATTCTTCAAatgattataattattacaaatGCGATTATAGCCTGTGTTTCATTACCAAGCAATACAACAGAACTAGTGAAATTACAAACTACATCTTTTGATGAATTACAAGTTTTGCATAATAaagtttatttattctatatgATATTCGTGATATTCTTTTTGGTTCttcatttgttatatatattttatatttttttttcatataaaaaatttttgtttaaatgcTTTTCTCAAAGAAGAGCAcattattcaaatatatttccCTACATTGAGAACAATGcggatgataaaaataaggatgtttattttaaatatgacAAGTATGTCTTAAGCCtagatgataataataaaatattaaatgttgAGAAGAAAAGGagcaaagaaataaatatagatatagacaagtacatatataatgaataccATTTATTTAAGCATCTATTACTTAACACAGCTCTCGATTTTAAGAATTCGTCAAATGTTCACAAGAGGAAGGAATTATTAAATGGAGGAAAAAACGACATGAAacttgtatatttaaatggaagtagaaaaaaaaataattttaaaccTGTACAACGAGGTGGAAGCATGCCAAAGGAGGGTAACAAGGGCTCAAAAGATtttgtattaaatataagtGACACATCATCTGACTGCTTTAGCAGTGGCGagtataataatgatattaactataataataataataatagtattaaatataataataataataatagtattaaatataataataataataatagtattaaatataataattataataataatattaactataataataacaataatagtaatttaGCGCGATATAAGGCACATCAAAATAGAAGCACTACAAACGATGCAAATACAGGCACTAGTTTTTTGCTTAAAAACGTGTCCAATATTCAGAGTGAAAGAAGCAATAAAAGTAAATCCAAGATGTACCCATTAAacagtaaaaaattttacctCAGTAATTGCGAACATGCAAATTATTCCACCACCTCCTTATTTTATAGTAAATATGCATTCATAATCGAGATGTTATTAGATAGCTATGACGagttattgttttatttaaataagaagAAATTTATCACCAAGTTAACCGAAACAACATTGTTAGAAGCTTCAACAGAAGACAGTGAGGAAATTATTCGTCATGATAAATATGGACAAAGGGATGATATGAAAGAACTCATTGTAGTCAGTGCTAATTCAACTTTAGATAAGGAAAAAAGTACTCCTCTATCCTCATCACAAGGAGTTGTACGAAATAAGGatgatttttattctttacgCTATATGGGACCAGATACTTACGGATTAAAAGATATCACTGTTACATCATATGAAGAAAGCATTTTCAactatttaaaaacaaattctAAGTTTAAAATGAACAGTGCATGTGTAACAAATGAATGTTTAAGTCCTAAGAGCAAAAGAAATTACTCTCTAAATTCGTACACGCATAAAAGCGATATCATAAGTAACACATTAATTGATCTAAATATTCCCAGCATATTTGAGGACACCAATGATATCTGCTCGTTGTACTGGTTAAACTCAAACACAATTACAAAACCTAGTAAATGTAACTCGCTATTTAGCAATTACACAAGtgattattttaatatacctatatattcTACTACAACTAAAATATCCTCTGATGaaagtacaaaaaaagaagaaaattatttttggtATTACTACCCTGGTATTATTGGACGGGTATACAAAGAATGGCttaaatgcaaaaatttaGATTATAAGAAATTTAACAATGATTTCTATTATCTATTTGCAAActcaaataaattaaatgaattttttaaaagcaaTCATACTAACATAGAAAAACAGGAAGAAATCAAATTATTTGATATCAGTCAAGTTTTAAGTAGTAATACgaacatattaaataaaatgaaaacttCTTATTCTACATTGAAGtgttcaaattttttaagcgatgatatattaaatagtaattctttaaatgaaattattagtAATTTCTTAACAGATGTCAACATAAACTTAGATAGCTCCTTTTCTTTAAACTCGAAAATATTACAGTCATTTTTtgaagataataatataaaacatttctTATCATCACTATATAGTAAACATAGTTTAGAGTTTATTGATGAAGAAATGAGTACATCACCATCTAAAATAATGCAAAGTCTAATTCACGAGTTAGATCAAATCATAGCAGAAAATAAGGCTCAACAGGATACTAAAATGATggatgacaaaaaaaaagattatgcAAATATTCCACTTAATGAATATTCAGACATAAATTTGCAAAATGATCATAAGtataagaaaaaggaaaatttgcTCAACAAATGGGACTTTGAAAGTGGCTTGGCAAAATATGGTAAGAGTTATAATGGTGGAGCAGAGTACGACATATTGAAGGAAAAGAGTAACCATCTTAATTTAAATAGCTTATTGAGTTATGCAGAATCTTTAATGATACAGTACAACGGAAGTGACGGTATTAAGGAAGGTCTTATAGAGAACGTTTCCAACGATATAACAAACAATTTTGAAGAAGATTCTCTATGCATAAACAGCTTTGAAGAAATTTTAAGTaactttataaaaaaaattttatgtaagAGTGATAGCACCAATTTTAAAGAAGATGAAGAGAGTTTTAGGGAAAAAATGGGCTCGTTGAAAAGTATAGAggaaatatattcaaatattaaaaaaacaatatacaGTGAAAAACAGTTAAATCTTTTGAGTATAAAGCCAGATAAAACTTTATCTTATagtaacaaaattttattaccaAGCAATAAGAATCGTATAGACAGTGAAAGAAATGAGTGTTCAACTAAACAACATATTATGAAcataaagaagaagaaaacatatttaaaaaaatgcgACCCAAATAATACGGTAGAGAATGTGAATAACACAAAGAAAGATGAATTAATAGTAAAACATAGGGATGCAAATAACGAAAACGAACAcgaacataataataataatagcaatattattattattaataataataataataataataatagtgaaattaatagtaaaattaatagtaatagtaaaagTAATAGTaaaagtaatagtaatagtaataataataataatagtagtagtagtagtattaGTAGCAGCAAATTAAGTGAAATGTGTAACTgcataatgaaaaaacaacTCATGGATGAAgttaacatattaaaaagtaaatctAGAGAGAGCACTGAAtgtttaagaaaaaaatataatgaagtCATCAATGAAGTCATCAATGAAGACATCAATGAAGACATCAATGAAGACATCAATGAAGATTTCAATGAATTTTCCTACAATTCACTCAAAGAATACATCAACAATGATctaaaagatgaaaaaaacaaaattaataacaaaTTGTTTTTAACTTGGCCTGATTAcactttttcaaaaaaattaaatgaaaataggGTAATGTATCTGAAGCCGAGTTACAATATAGCACATATCAAAACAATGaaggatgaaaaaaatgaacgaaaTAACCAAGCTAAGTTTTCATATAGTGAAACGGATAATGATTTGGACAAAATAGAAACGTTAAATAAgttcaaaaatttaaataagtaCTCGAATAGTCTTGTTAGTCATTACATTGCGGAAAACAGTTTTCTATCCAATTCGAACAAGGAATTTGTGCTGTTCAATGAGAAAAAGACACTCATTCAAGAGTTAGAGGAGGAGGATGACAATGAGAAGATGAAATTTTCTCACATAAAGAAAATCCAAGATGGATTTAAAGAAGACAAACTGATAATAGACCGTCATTTAAATAGGAAATCCCTATATTGTAACAACAATAAAGACAAGTCAACGCCTAATAAAAAGATGGAGGTGTACATAGGGAATCATAATAGgaaagaaaacaaaacataCAATGTTGGAGTGAAGGGGGAACTATTTACaacaggaaaaaataaagcaagccaaaataaaaaaagacgaGATACAACAAGCAAAAGTAGGACATGTCAATATAAAACAGATTATTATACAAGCCACTATCCTTTGTGCGATTCAAGGGAATATGTTCACTCATCCATACTACCAAATGAGgggaaaatatttaaaaataaagaggaaGAACCTAGACAAAAAAGAGAGATCAAATTAGATATAAATTacagtattaaaaaaaagtttctATCTAATAGTATCCTCGAAAGTTCGAATGGAATGGGGGAAAACATGCAATTTATTTCTAATGAAcaacttaaaaataaagatatggAAGCAAAAGCAAAAGTAGAAGTAGAAGATAGGGGGGAAGTCGAACAACAAAAGGGTAACAAAACAAAAGTTCAACAAAATAACAAGGAAAGTAATAAGTGGACTTATGAAAGGACAAGTTCAAATGTTAGTAGTGTAAGGAACATTTCAAAAGGGAGAACGGCTGTTGAAAAATACTGCATACATAGCAACGACATAACTTGTAATTTCAGTCCTAATTCGTCCCCAAAAAATTTTGCTGaagatattaaaattaataaaaatgaaaatgatgatTATGAAAAGGAGCTTGGTTATAATTCTGAGCATATCAAACtaattgaagaaaaaaataatttttctccaaaatattcaaataattatcTAACGAGtagtaatttaaatttagaCACTTATGATCTGGTAagagatttaaaaaaatatttatcttcATCACCTAACGAAGCCGATTTCGACAGTAGTAAACTTAATGATACGTTCCTAAAAGAATTAGTCAATAAATACCTAGAAAATAATGattcttataatataaatatatataatgaagtaATAGtagaaggaaataaaaaggaagatGATCTGACAAAAGTAgctttatataaatataaaacaaaacaaaataaagatgAAGAAAACAGCAGAATGGATAGCCAGTTATCTACTATTAACAAAATggaagagaaaaaaacaaaatattacgACATCCCTAATGAAAAGAAATCACTAAAGGATCATAAAAGAACCGTAAATATTCAACCATCTTCTAATTATTATGATGAACATATAGTAAATTTTCtgaattcatatatattagaaaataatagtGGATTGATGAAAAATACTCATTTAAGAGTGAAACaggataataatatagaCCATAAGCATTACGAAAGTAAATCAAATGGAGTATTAGATGTGTCACCTCTGCTTTTGcataaaaaagatgaaaagaaaaatgattcGAACGACTATAATGACAAAGAgggggaaaagaaaaagaaaatgacaAATATTCCCTTAAAAGGAactcatttaaaaaaaaaagaaagcatATGTTTAAGAAGAGACTTatctaaaattaaaacatatgaGCTGTTTTCCAATTCTACAGATGGTAAGTATCATAATAAATggtatgataaaaatgatagaaacatatataatgataataaagaGTGCACGAAAGACGTAAAACCGTCTTTGAATTGTAAATATGGTTCCTTTGATAAGTTTAATAATTCTAAGGTAGAACGGtctaataaaatgaatgaaataGGAATCCTTGAACGTAAGAAgagtaataataaagtaaacatgaaacaaaaaaataattacaataatttCTATTATAGAATAAACTCATTTGATAATTTAAACATAAATGAAGCATATAGAAAACATATTTCTAACATAAAAGACGGCAATAACGATTACACAGATgaacaaattattaaaaaagcagatttaaatttatttttacgaaATGATGATAGCTCTTTTGAAAATCCAAAACAAAATGATTATGTAAATTGTGAAGACGAAAAATATGAACGTAATATGggtatattaaataaagagaaagaaataaatatacatgaacctaataaaaatatatttaatagaaTTTATGGTtttcaaaacaaaatatcTGAAGCTAGTTCATCAACTGATAATGAGTTAACGGGGTTATTAGTTGgcaatgatatattttatgagtCTTTTGCATATAATAGTTTTGCAAATATTGATgattttaaaaggaaaatacaCGAATATAGTATTAAAGCAATGGCAGCGGATGCAAGTAAGGAGGTAAATGAAAGGGAAGCGTCTTTTAAAGTTCATCGTATATTAGATGATGGCAAATCAAGTGATGATAAGTCGGGTGACGACAAATCGGAAGATGACAAGTCAAGGGATGATAAATCGAGAGATGACAAATCAGGACATGACAAATCGAGAGATGACAAATCGAGAGACGACAAATCGCGAGATGATAGATCACGAGATGATGATAATTcaaataccaaaaaaaataaaataaacaaacgaGACCTGAAATTCAACACAGGCAATAAGTACAAACATTTTGAGCAAAAGGATGACAAACTATTGGATCACTATAGTGATATAACAAATACTACTAATAACATAAGCAgaaggaataataaaattgcaGAAGAAATGAAggacaagaaaaaaaaaacgaggGAATTATATTCGAACTATTCTGTTTTTCCTCCAAAAAATGACATGGACAACATAATAAACTCCtctgataaaaaaattatgaacagttcatataaaataaaagatttaCATGTTAATACggagaatataaaaataaatgaagattACATATACAGGAACAAATGTAATAtggaatatattaaattagataaaaatatcaatGATAAAAAGAGTGAAGAAAAGGAtagtacatttttaaaaaaaaattttgttaattatgaaatttgtgaaaattcaaaaattaaagtagacgttaacataaaaaataacatgaGGAATAGTGGTTATTTACAAGATAAAGAAGAGGACAACGCAAGTGATAAAAAAGATGGTAAAATACCGTTGAATGTTGAAATGTTGCATACTGaaacaaaacaaacaaatCCCAGTAATAACTGTGATACTAATACTAATGATACTAGGAACAGTACATGTCACACTAATATTGACAATTTTTTAGAAGCGAATTTTAGTGAGAGCTATATGagattgaaaaaaaaggatgaaaatAATGCATACAACAAGAGCTTAGTTATAGGTAATGAAAACCATTCTACGACATTGGTAACGCACCATCAAGAGGATAAGATTATTATAAAAGGGAAGGAAAATGATAATTGGGTAAATGTCGAATGTAAGAATATTGGCAAAAATAATGGAAACAATggtgaaaaaaaagacacTGAAGATACGCCCATACCCTCCTCAAATGGTCCACATTACTTAAcgcataaaaatatttatagtgAAAAATCAACGAGCTATAATAGAAGCACTTCAAGTAATTCTTTCTTTACTGCGAATAATTCTTctttgataaataaaaactctGTTGATTCAGAAAAGTGTATGTCAgataattatttgaaaagtAGTAATTTATCAATAATATCgaataatgtaaaaacagatgaatttaaaaatgattataaaaacgcaaataacaatttatatgaaaatgatCTCATGAAAACGGAAAgcaatatatattcaaataaacaGGACACGGACGAAATGATAAATTCCA ctaaTCAGAAGgagaacaaaatgaaaacagaaagaaaaaagggaaaacaAAACGGATCTGGTAGTAACACAAAAATAACACTTAAAAAAGCAAAGtctgaaaatttaaaagtgtCGCAGTATAAACACTGTAATGTGCGCaagaaaaatgcaaaaattacATCAGAACTTTTGAAGCgaaacaattataataatataaatgaggacagtgaaaaaaaggaggtggaaaaaaaaaaaaaagatagacACTGCGAGAAagatagtaataacaatgtcaatagtaataatagcattcataaaaatagtcatagcaacaataataatagtcaaggtaatagcaataataacaacagCAGCAGCAATAATCCCTTCTATAACCCAGGTTacattaaacattttaacaGCATTATTAGCACATATTCTTGGTCTCCTGAAAATCtacatatagaaaaaaataattattccttaaaaaaaaatagctttTGTGCAGATACAGGTAGTACCGAAGATAGTGATGCATCCAGCATAACCAATTTTGTAAAAGATGCATTAGAAGATAATTCTAATTCAAATATGTCatcaaataattatgaaaacatAGAAACGAAACAGTATAAAAGATGGAAATCAGAAAACAATTTgtatccttttttaaaaatacgtacagaattatttaaagaacAACAAAAGTACAAAACCGtagaagatataaaaaaattacaaaaagatACACACGAATCTTTTGTCGAATTGATAGAACAAGGTAATATATTCCCCACcatcaaaattaaaagtagTAAAAGTGATGGTGTTCACGTAGATAATCCTAAAAATGCTTTCGTTGAAGTAGGAGATGTTTTAAAGCAAGAATCACACAAATTAGAAGTTATTGACTATGAAAGTTATTCAAATAAATGTgaaaacatattaaatagTAGCGTTCAGAGTTACATATCTAAGGAGATTGATGATGCAAgtgaatttataaatatatcagaTAATGATATAAGTATGCATAATATCAAAATATTCACAGATGACGATTTTAACGATGAATACACCATGCAAAATTGGAAAGAAAcgaataatgaaattaatcAAGAGAATGATAAAGAAGCTAATCGAGAAATTGATCAAGTGATTGATCaagatattaataaaatggtAAACCAACAAGTTATCCAAAAAACGAATGAAccgaattataaaaaaaaaaattctacaAAGAGAGCAAATCCTATCAATTTAAAAACCTTAGAAGGATATTCAAATAACTATTATCGTAAGAGTAGTATTCATAACAAATATaagaatgaaaatttaagTGATGAGGCTTACAGTAATGATAGTGCTCGTAAACAGAATAACAGCTATTCCCCATTATATAACAGTACACAACAAATGCTAAGGTCTACTACGAACGTTAATAGCAACCCAAGAAGAGTAAGCAGCATTCGTGAAAAttctttgaaaaaaataaatacacacaGAATGTACGAAAAAAATGGTGAACTACACAAGTACACAAAAAcgaatagaaaaattaaccATAAAAGTATTTCTAAGATAACATTTGATTCTAATTATGAATTAGATAGAGATTTAACAAAACAAGGAAGACAAAATAACGCATCCTTCGTCATTTCCTTCgatgaagaaaattttataaaaaataatctaactaggaaaaatattatgccCTATTATGAGTCTGTTCATCTAAATTCGGATTTTTCGTTCGAATCTAAGTACAATGAAAatttacgtaaaaaaaaaatttcgatCAAAGATATACATATTCCAGATGAgcgaattaaaaaaaaaatattagaatactactacaataataattatcgtaataataattataataatgacaGTAATAAGCATCAGATCAGCGCTATAAGTGATGTGAAAAAGTTGGATACAGaggagaaaaatgaaaagaaaaacccacgaaataaagagaaaaatgctttagcttataaaataaaaaaagcaaatagTAATTTACCGGGAAGTATAAGTTAtgatccaaaaaaaaaatttgtacaaGAACTGAGAAGAAAATTGTCagcgaaaaaaataaaaaggaagataCAAAGAAAAGGTatagaaaacaaaaatgaaataaatactACCGATGTTGTAcacaacaacaacaaaataataagaagaaaTAGTCATATTGATCCCAAAAAGCTTACAAATgttattcaaaattttaaaaattttaaaaaaataagtgaaACCAATGTAAAAGCAGATAAGGTAAAACTACCCAAAAAAAATACGCACACACCAAATAAGGCTCTACCTATAATATTTCCTTATTCAGTAGATAGCTTTTACAATGTTATTAATAGTGAAGAAGATATTGATGAAAATATGTTCATGAGTAATAGCAAATGA